The Chamaesiphon minutus PCC 6605 DNA window CTGAAAATATGTACAACTATTCCATGGCAGAGTTGGCGGAGATGAAAATCTCGTTTCTGCCCCGAACCTTGGGTGAAGCGATCGCCGCTTTTGCAGCCGATCCACTCAGTGAAAAAGTAATGGGATCTTTGATGTACAAGAGTTATATAGATTTCAAAACTCAGGAGTGGCAGGAATATCACAGTCATGTCTCAGATTGGGAAATTCAGCGTTATCTCAAGTTTTTTTGATGTGTCGATCTGCACCAGCATCTACTGCGAGTAATCGATCGACCGTAGTCACCCAGCCAATCGCGCCATTCTCTGAGAGTAGGAGATCGATCGCTACTAGCTTTTCGATCGGAACTAATACCTATAAATTACGTTGAGAACTGCTTACTAGTCAGTCGATGGTGGGACATCTGCGCAATATCGATCGCCGGAGTACCAGACCACATATCATCCAAAGAGAGAGATCGCGATCGAGAGACAATCGCGTCGATCTCTTGAGCCATCTCGCTCAGAATCTGCTGTGCGCCCAAATGTCCCAGAACGCCCAAGCGGATTGCCGCACTGACAATTCCCGTCACAAAATTGTGGAGGAACGCAAAACTCGTATCGATTTCACTCAGATGTATTGCACGCCCAACCATTGCAAACACGATCGGATGTAACCCAGGCGTTTTGTGGACATCAATATCCTCCTGTAAAGCTGCCAGTTGCGGATCGTTCCAAGTCGAGCGCGCTACCATTAATAACGCCTGTCCGCTACGTTGCTGAGCTTCACGAGTCGTCTGAATTAACATCTGAGCATACAAACATGCATCGGCTCGCCGTACTTCCGTTAGATCGTTGTTGGTGCTGGCGCGGTAGGCATGAATGAGGGCGATTAAATCCGAACAACCCACTTTGTTGTGTAGCAACAAATAGAGAAATGTTTCTATATCCTGAGGATTATGAATCTGGTTAGTTTGCACCATTGCTTCCAAACCGTGGGAAAGTGTGAAGGAACCCGATGGGAAAAAAGAATCAGACAATTGCATCAGAGCCAGACGGGAATCAATCATAACCATCGATCGGGGATAATTAGTGATGAGCATGAGCCGAAAATTGAATCTGATTAGCGGCAGAGCGCACCTCATAGTCGATACGTAAATTTGGAATGTTGACGTTTCGGACAGTGGCTTCCATGACGGCGCGATCGGCTACCATTTCTACATAAATGCGATCGCCTTGGACTAGAATCGGCCAGTGATGATTACCCAGGACATGTCCCAGATAGATGAGATCGATCGCATGTTTGGATATATCACCACTAACACTCAGCGTCATCACAGTTTGCTCAGTGAGATTGACTAACAGCAATTGTCCAGATTGCATTGCGAATAAATCCCCCGTACCGAGAGACTGCTCGCGGCTTTTGATGATACCTAGCTCGATACCCGTTGTCGAAAAAGCATGAATCCGCCCTTTGCTACTATCTGCTGGTTGTAAATAGACCTCTAGCAATGTGCCTGATTGTTGCGCTTGCGATACTTGCTGCTGTAGAGATGGATCGATTGCTTGATTACCTAAGTAGGTTTCGGTTAGAACTGTCATTTGGGGATCTCCGGTAAGGGTGGTTGACCGTTGAGATGTCGCATTCTGGTCAAAGCATAGTTGATATAGGCTTTAAGGATCGGTACGTTTGATGACATCGCGCGCACTAGCAAGCCATTACAGTTAGGCAAAGACGAACAGGCGGCAGTTAACTCTGGATAATTTTGGACAAACCCTTCTAAATCCTGTTCCAGAGATTGCAAATCTCCGGCTGGCATAACCACAATTATGCTGGCAAGAATTGGTTGAGATGTAAAAATTGGATTGTTAGTAAGACGTTCAGCTTTCCCTATCAACCGCATCGCATCGGTAAAGACTAAATCTCCGTCGGTAGTAGAAACTTTGAGGCGACTGAAGTACTGACTGAAATGGAAGTATTCTCCCCGTGCTAACCGACCAGGAATCATGATTTCACTCAGAAATAGGCTGGCATTGGGAGCGAGCGCTACTTGGATAGTCTGCTCTAAATTTGCATCGCGATAGAGAATAAGTGGTTCAGGGACAAACTCTAAACACGACCCTGTACCAATCTCCAAGTCATAACAGATCCGAGCCATCTGACCCAATGGCATCAGATGGACTTTTGAGGCTGACTGATCGGTGAGGTAGAGGCTCGTGCGATCTCCTAATTTCACCCCAATCTGAAAGCGATCGCCTGCCAACAGCCCAGGGGAGGAATTCATAATGTATAGATAAGCGCGATGGGCATCGGTGGGGTCGAGCCTTAACGGTCGCGACAGCCGAAACGGATAGGTGGCATACTGACGATACACAAACGATCGCCCTAATCGATCGAGTCCCATCTCTAGAGTGAGTTGTTGCGGGGAAACTGGAGGATTTAGCGTAGTTAGAGGCGAAGAAATGAGTTCAGCTAACATATCGATCGCGTTTTCTCCATCATTTTACTTGTGTTGTCCAATCCTTCCTGACCATCTTCCCGCTCGATACTGCTTTTAATCTGTGTGGAGCGATGCCACTTTCTTAAAAGCTGCATGTACCCACCAAACTTTAAACCTTCTAACGAATGAATCGGGTTGACGATCGCGGGTTCAATTGCGCCTTGGTTTTGGTTGCTGCAAGATCCAGGGGTGCTAATGTCTCCCGCCTTATTTCTGCAACTATCGTTTGCGAATCAGATTGCGACTGCTTGGGCGAGCGATTTGCTGATTAGTGCGAGTGTTTTCTTTATTTTTGCTGCGATTGTCCTACAGACACGCTACGCGAACGGTGAAGCAGGAGTCATGTTTGATGAGGATTGCGTCTTTAACCTGCTCTAGCAGCTTCAGCAAGATGAGCAGCAATGCTTTTGGTTTGAGTCAACGATTAAGGTGAATTGTTGTTTCTTTCTGGATGATGAGGAATTCGTGTTCATCGGGGATGGCACAACAGTCAAAGTCAGCGATCGTTAATCCCAAACGGGTATGACCCACGCGGGATCTGTTAAATTGAAAGTACTGACATGCACTGATGTGAAACTATGAGATCGAGCGTCGATCCTCAGAAAATCGAACAACTGATGGAAGCATTGGGCAAAGAGGCTCGTGGTCCAGGCTGTATCTACTTTACAGGTGGTACGAGTGCTTTACTTATTGGTTGGCGCGGTTCTACAGTAGATGTAGATATTCGGCTAGATCCAGAACCATCAGGCATTTTTCAAGCGATTGCAAAGCTAAAGCAAGAATTGAATATCAATATCGAACTTGCCTCCCCACAGGACTTCTTACCGTCTCTTCCAGGCTGGCGCGATCGAAGTGTGTTCATTGGTAAACGAGGTCAAATTTCTTTCTATCACTATGATTTTACAGCCCAAGCTCTTGCTAAACTATCTAGAGGATTCGATCGGGATATTAAAGATGTTGAAGCTATGTACGATCGGAAATTATTCTCTCTGAGCGAGCTAAACGATTGCTTTGAGGCGATTGCGCCTGAAATAATTCGATTTCCCTCTCTTAATGCTGATGTACTCAAAAGCAGAGTCGAGAATTTCATCGATCGTTTTGAAGATCGAGGATTGGAGGATCGATAATGAGTCTCCATGATTTGCCAGGAGCCGAGATAATATTACCTGGATTAAGCGATCTTCACAGTGGTAATCGCAATACAATTGGGGCTTTACTAATTGCGATCGCCGCAACACGTTTAACCGAAGCAGGTTTGGATATTCACAATTATCACTTAGCCCCAGAGCCAGAATTAACTTTGTATGCTCTTCTTCAAAAGGAACGAGAAGATGCTTATCCCCACTATAATGCTTTGCTGAATCGCCTTAATAGTTTTTGTAACGCACTCGAACTCAGTCACAAATATAAACCGTCTAACAATGCGTTGGAGCCGACATCTAAACGATCTTCAAAAGTTTAATATTATTGACAGCGACTCAACTTCACCGTTATGCAGATTGGAGAGTCTGATGAAACTGAAATATTACGGTAAAGAACTTCCATTTGAATTAATAGAGTATGATGATTGCACCGTAAAGTGTCTAGTCCTTGACGACGAAACCGAAGAAGAATTTGAGGAGTTGGGTGAGGACGATCGAGATCGCGACGAAGAATGGTATATGGATGAAAATGGCTATCGGCTGGAATCTGAAGCATTATTTGCAGCATCTCCATGGAGCTTGGAAACGCCTGATGGAGAAGTTAAATTATTACAGCGATTTTGCAAAAACGGTGTAACTCACTTTGATACCCTCAATGGGTATGGTGGTGAAACATTTAGATGGTTGCATAGTAGATCTCCTTCATGAATTGAAAATAGCAACACATTCACAAGGGGTTCAGTCTTCAAGTCAGGGATCTGATGCCATGAGGCTAGAGGATTTGCCCACTTTCAAAAAAGCTTGGGATTCTAAAGGTGGGTTTTCTGCCTTTCAACAGCATGTTCGATCCTTGCTTACAGACATTTAAGACACAGAAGGTATGAAGGCTTGCTATACTTGGATTGTACCTAGGTCAATTGTTTACCATGAAGTACCCTTTTCATACCCAATCGAAGCCAGTTGTTGGTGAAGAAGCGCGAAAGCTGATCGAAGCGATCGAAGCAGGTCAATCCGTCACCAACGAACGCGCTCTTGCATTAGCCAAACGTATTGCCGATCGTCGTAACCAAGCTCAAGCTAATGCCCAGTCAAAGTAAGTTTGAAGGGATAGACTTTTCCCAGATTCCGGTCGAACGCCTCACCCCTGACATCCTCAACTTAGGACAGGGGTTTCGTTGTCTTCGAGGAGAATTTGTCACTTATTGGAAACAAGGCAGGATTAAGCGGGAAGCAGATGCTCATATTTGCCACTGCTGGGCGATCCGAAGCACGGAATCTCTAGCAGGTTACATCACCCTTCTGGCTGACAAATTGCAAGTTGAAAATCCCATCTTGGCAGAAGAAGGCGTAAAGTATCAAACTTTTCCTGCTGTCAAAATTGGCTTACTAGCTGTCGATCGACGTGCAAAAGGAGCAGGTCGTCATTTGGTGGAGTGGGCGATCGAATATGTGGTGTCTGAGATTGTTCCCGTTGTTGGAGTGCGCTTTGTGACGGTAGATGCGTTATACGATCGAGATGTTGAACCAGCTTATGATGCGTCAGGATTTTATACCAAACTGGGCTTCGACTTTGCAGATCCTCATGAAAGCCTTCCTCCAGAAGTGCCCTACCGCACGATGTACTTCGATCTGAAGCCTGTAATTGAACTGTTTAATCCACAACCTCCACGAGCAGAATCAGATTAAATGTATGGACTG harbors:
- a CDS encoding DUF6036 family nucleotidyltransferase yields the protein MRSSVDPQKIEQLMEALGKEARGPGCIYFTGGTSALLIGWRGSTVDVDIRLDPEPSGIFQAIAKLKQELNINIELASPQDFLPSLPGWRDRSVFIGKRGQISFYHYDFTAQALAKLSRGFDRDIKDVEAMYDRKLFSLSELNDCFEAIAPEIIRFPSLNADVLKSRVENFIDRFEDRGLEDR
- a CDS encoding DUF2834 domain-containing protein, with the protein product MTIAGSIAPWFWLLQDPGVLMSPALFLQLSFANQIATAWASDLLISASVFFIFAAIVLQTRYANGEAGVMFDEDCVFNLL
- a CDS encoding urease accessory protein UreD, translating into MLAELISSPLTTLNPPVSPQQLTLEMGLDRLGRSFVYRQYATYPFRLSRPLRLDPTDAHRAYLYIMNSSPGLLAGDRFQIGVKLGDRTSLYLTDQSASKVHLMPLGQMARICYDLEIGTGSCLEFVPEPLILYRDANLEQTIQVALAPNASLFLSEIMIPGRLARGEYFHFSQYFSRLKVSTTDGDLVFTDAMRLIGKAERLTNNPIFTSQPILASIIVVMPAGDLQSLEQDLEGFVQNYPELTAACSSLPNCNGLLVRAMSSNVPILKAYINYALTRMRHLNGQPPLPEIPK
- a CDS encoding urease accessory protein UreF — protein: MIDSRLALMQLSDSFFPSGSFTLSHGLEAMVQTNQIHNPQDIETFLYLLLHNKVGCSDLIALIHAYRASTNNDLTEVRRADACLYAQMLIQTTREAQQRSGQALLMVARSTWNDPQLAALQEDIDVHKTPGLHPIVFAMVGRAIHLSEIDTSFAFLHNFVTGIVSAAIRLGVLGHLGAQQILSEMAQEIDAIVSRSRSLSLDDMWSGTPAIDIAQMSHHRLTSKQFST
- a CDS encoding urease accessory protein UreE, whose protein sequence is MTVLTETYLGNQAIDPSLQQQVSQAQQSGTLLEVYLQPADSSKGRIHAFSTTGIELGIIKSREQSLGTGDLFAMQSGQLLLVNLTEQTVMTLSVSGDISKHAIDLIYLGHVLGNHHWPILVQGDRIYVEMVADRAVMEATVRNVNIPNLRIDYEVRSAANQIQFSAHAHH
- a CDS encoding GNAT family N-acetyltransferase, translating into MPSQSKFEGIDFSQIPVERLTPDILNLGQGFRCLRGEFVTYWKQGRIKREADAHICHCWAIRSTESLAGYITLLADKLQVENPILAEEGVKYQTFPAVKIGLLAVDRRAKGAGRHLVEWAIEYVVSEIVPVVGVRFVTVDALYDRDVEPAYDASGFYTKLGFDFADPHESLPPEVPYRTMYFDLKPVIELFNPQPPRAESD